The following is a genomic window from Drosophila busckii strain San Diego stock center, stock number 13000-0081.31 chromosome 2L, ASM1175060v1, whole genome shotgun sequence.
ctgctgctgctattgctgtttcAGCTCGCGAGTGGCGGAGCGCAGCGTGAGCAAAGATTGGCTGCGTCCTGGCTGCCATAAGGTGGGCAATACACGTACAATTTCAATACCGGACTGTGTGGGGTTTACCATCAAGACGAATGCCTGTCGTGGCTTCTGTGAATCCTACGCAGTGCCTTCAAACTCGCTGTCGGTCAGTTCCAATTCCCTTATGGGTCTGTTTAGGCAGCCCAAGCCCGTGGTATCCGTAGCCGAGTGTTGCAACATGATGAAGTCCGAGGAGGTAAGCTTTGGTACATACTACTTGCAGTCAAAACTAAACGCTGAATGCATTTTCCAGATACAACGTCGCGTACTCTGCCTTGGGGGCTTCCGGAACGTGACCTTTAAGAGCGCTACTTCTTGCAGCTGTTATCACTGCAAGAAAGTATAGAGaacaacaatttcattattaattaattaatccaAGCAATTTATGCGGAGTCACTGTAGTTAGTACTATAGCAACGCTGTTTACAATAAAGCTCTAcattcttatatttattacaaaatatagttACAAATTTATACTATACTTAATAGcgattttcaaaataaaagtttataaatgacatttataaaaagttttattcatttctattaaaaaaaatcatttaaaaagttaaaaggcATTAAAGgcacataataatatttataaatacaataccTGGTCTTAACACACGCGCTAGCCGCTTGGGCGGCACAAGGTCCACCCACATCAAGCATCAGCTGCTTCATATCCATCAAGGCTGTGTCAATAGCCCTCCCATAATCTTCCACATTAATGTGCGGCTTCAGCTGCCAGGCGGAGAGCGCAAAGATAACATCGTGCTCGCGTGGATTATAAGAGCAGCCGTATCCACTGGAACTAAAAGGCCCAAAGGCCATGAAGGCATCATGTGGTGTCGACACCTGCGAGCTGGCTATACGATAATCCGATGAGCGCACATATCCCTCGGAGCAGAAGAACTGTGGCATAGGCTGGCCATGCTCACGTGCCATCTGCcgcaagccaaacaaatgtCGATCTATTGCGCGTCCTCGCAGCGCCTGCTTCGTCTGCATCTGATGAGTGtcggcagcgcagcgcagtgCATTGAATCGATTCTGCAGTGAGTAATCCGTGCTCGTCATAGCACGCAAAAAGCACAGCGATTGATTCGAGGTGCTACGTATGCCCTCAGTGCGTCCGCAACGAAATATACGCAAATGTGCCGACTCCAGCTGCGCAGGCAACTCTTTATGCAGTCTAAAATACGCTAGCTGCAGCGCCATCTGTAGATAACTGTCCGGCGAAATGCCCTGTGACTGTATCAGGCAACGACCGTAGTCCTCAAACTTGAATACATGCAGCTTTATGCGTTCGCTGATCTTGTCCATGTTGCGCTGGGCTGTCGACAGCCAAAGATCCACACAGTCGCCAATGGGCTCAAAGTAAAGTGGCTCTGCATAATCGGATATATCAAAAGCGTTGCAGTCATAGCCGTACTCCGGATCACAGCtgcaaaaagtattaaatatttaaagcactaAAAATCAGGTGGAGTGTTCGCTTGCAAATTAGAAGTGAAAGCTGACTTCCCCACAGCTTAAACTCCTCTCATTTCAACTCGGCGCTCGATACATTCTAACAGCTGATGCTGTCTTTGTGGTGTAAATATTAGAGGTGAACACAAGGTGAACTCGAGGTGAACTCGTATATAAGAGATTGAGTAGCGAgtgtgcaaaacaaaatgaatatttcTTATTGACAAAACAGTTACTTACAGTTTCTTTTCAACATAGTCTATGATCATGGCAACGGGCTGACAATCAGCGGGGGCATGCTCATAGCAAATGCCAGCCATGCCGTTGGGATTAACAATAAGCTGCAAAGTCTTGTCCATCCAGCGATTGGCGCTGTTTACATTATGGCCACCGCCATAAAGCAGCTGCTCCGCCTGTACGGTGCGAAACATTCCACGGCGTGCGGGCACAAATTCATCCAGGCAGACGGTAAACAGTGAGCGCTCAATGCGATGAATAACCTCACAGTTACATGGATAACGTTCGAGGATCTCATGAGCTTCGGCCCAATTGCAGCGCGTATCCTGTGTGAGCAAGCCAATGGCTGGACCCTTGTGGCAATTACATTCAAGAATGTCCAGCAGCTGTTGGCGCAGCTGCCGCACATCTAAAATAAGACCAAGCCGATTATACACGGGTAGTCTATAAAACTGAAATGGCAGTGAATTAAAGCAGGCGGACTAGTGTGTGCAGTAGCAAAAAGCTTACATGATTCTTATGTATGACAACGACATAGTTGGAGTTGCATTGCTCGAGTAGATCGCACTCTTGTCGCGGTATCCGTACCGTGCCAAATACATTGCGAAATTGACTGTTGTCCAGCTCATAGTGGTCCATACGTTGCACCGGCAGCTGATTGCGGTCAATCATTTGCTTGACCTCACACATGCCGTAGATAACTTTTGCCGTAAAATCCGCATACTCCACGCTATGCAGAAACTCACGCGGCGGGAAGGCCATGCAGGGACTGGAGAACACTGGCAGCGGTGCTCGATAGCGCAAGAAGGTAGCCTTCGTCCAACGTTCGGTCAGCCAATTCTTTTCcttgacagcagctgcttcgaGCAGCGCCTGCAGCTTCTTGCCGCGCTTGTGCAAAAACTCCAAGGTGAGCGCCTGTTCGCGCACAAAAGCT
Proteins encoded in this region:
- the LOC108594497 gene encoding carnitine O-acetyltransferase-like; the protein is MRAIAERLHHTSARYQSNVKSKEPANEPRSLPMRLQGIAERIGNYFRRKPKLQPNNLFQKHDLETTRVPGNYLSCLGESDQSLNLIAQVSASSTDVAANQGVVKATLTDGHAGTGTYCVSGCISATEASPATPVAVQLPQKLLVYPVLPLQDTLERYLCSIQPFFKRKAFVREQALTLEFLHKRGKKLQALLEAAAVKEKNWLTERWTKATFLRYRAPLPVFSSPCMAFPPREFLHSVEYADFTAKVIYGMCEVKQMIDRNQLPVQRMDHYELDNSQFRNVFGTVRIPRQECDLLEQCNSNYVVVIHKNHFYRLPVYNRLGLILDVRQLRQQLLDILECNCHKGPAIGLLTQDTRCNWAEAHEILERYPCNCEVIHRIERSLFTVCLDEFVPARRGMFRTVQAEQLLYGGGHNVNSANRWMDKTLQLIVNPNGMAGICYEHAPADCQPVAMIIDYVEKKLCDPEYGYDCNAFDISDYAEPLYFEPIGDCVDLWLSTAQRNMDKISERIKLHVFKFEDYGRCLIQSQGISPDSYLQMALQLAYFRLHKELPAQLESAHLRIFRCGRTEGIRSTSNQSLCFLRAMTSTDYSLQNRFNALRCAADTHQMQTKQALRGRAIDRHLFGLRQMAREHGQPMPQFFCSEGYVRSSDYRIASSQVSTPHDAFMAFGPFSSSGYGCSYNPREHDVIFALSAWQLKPHINVEDYGRAIDTALMDMKQLMLDVGGPCAAQAASACVKTSDNSCKK